In Oryza sativa Japonica Group chromosome 2, ASM3414082v1, the following are encoded in one genomic region:
- the LOC4330905 gene encoding lRR receptor-like serine/threonine-protein kinase ER2 isoform X1: MTTTTTTRLLLAAILLAVAAADDDGQTLLEIKKSFRNVDNVLYDWAGDGAPRRYCSWRGVLCDNVTFAVAALNLSGLNLGGEISPAIGNLKSVESIDLKSNELSGQIPDEIGDCTSLKTLDLSSNNLGGDIPFSISKLKHLENLILKNNQLVGMIPSTLSQLPNLKILDLAQNKLNGEIPRLIYWNEVLQYLGLRSNNLEGSLSPEMCQLTGLWYFDVKNNSLTGIIPDTIGNCTSFQVLDLSYNRLTGEIPFNIGFLQVATLSLQGNNFSGPIPSVIGLMQALAVLDLSFNQLSGPIPSILGNLTYTEKLYLQGNRLTGSIPPELGNMSTLHYLELNDNQLTGFIPPELGKLTGLFDLNLANNNLEGPIPDNISSCMNLISFNAYGNKLNGTVPRSLHKLESITYLNLSSNYLSGAIPIELAKMKNLDTLDLSCNMVAGPIPSAIGSLEHLLRLNFSNNNLVGYIPAEFGNLRSIMEIDLSSNHLGGLIPQEVGMLQNLILLKLESNNITGDVSSLINCFSLNVLNVSYNNLAGIVPTDNNFSRFSPDSFLGNPGLCGYWLGSSCYSTSHVQRSSVSRSAILGIAVAGLVILLMILAAACWPHWAQVPKDVSLCKPDIHALPSSNVPPKLVILHMNMAFLVYEDIMRMTENLSEKYIIGYGASSTVYKCVLKNCKPVAIKKLYAHYPQSLKEFETELETVGSIKHRNLVSLQGYSLSPAGNLLFYDYLENGSLWDVLHGSSKKQKLDWEARLRIALGAAQGLAYLHHDCNPRIIHRDVKSKNILLDKDYEAHLADFGIAKSLCTSKTHTSTYVMGTIGYIDPEYACTSRLNEKSDVYSYGIVLLELLTGKKPVDNECNLHHLILSKAADNTVMEMVDPDIADTCKDLGEVKKVFQLALLCSKRQPSDRPTMHEVVRVLDCLVYPDPPSKPALPPALPQSSTVPSYVNEYVSLRGGSTLSCENSSSASDAELFLKFGEVISQNTE; the protein is encoded by the exons AtgacgacgaccaccaccactcgcctcctcctcgctgcCATTCTCctcgcggtggccgccgccgacgatgacg GACAAACGCTACTGGAGATCAAGAAGTCCTTCCGCAATGTGGACAACGTGCTGTACGATTGGGCCGGCGATGGCGCGCCGCGGCGCTACTGCTCGTGGCGCGGCGTGCTCTGCGACAACGTCACCTTCGCCGTCGCGGCGCT CAACCTCTCGGGGCTCAATCTTGGGGGCGAAATCTCCCCGGCCATCGGGAATCTGAAAAGCGTCGAGTCGAT CGACTTGAAGTCGAATGAACTTTCTGGGCAGATCCCTGATGAGATTGGCGATTGCACGTCGCTTAAAACTCT GGACCTGTCCTCTAACAATCTAGGAGGAGATATACCATTTTCCATATCTAAGCTGAAGCACCTTGAGAACTT GATCTTGAAGAACAACCAGCTGGTGGGGATGATCCCGTCGACACTCTCTCAGCTACCAAATTTGAAGATTTT GGACTTGGCTCAAAACAAGCTAAATGGTGAGATTCCGAGGTTAATCTACTGGAATGAGGTTCTTCAGTACTT GGGATTACGGAGCAATAATTTAGAAGGAAGCCTCTCTCCTGAGATGTGCCAGTTGACTGGCCTGTGGTACTT TGATGTGAAGAACAATAGCTTAACGGGTATAATACCAGATACTATTGGGAACTGTACGAGCTTTCAGGTCTT GGATCTGTCTTAcaaccggctcacgggagaaaTCCCATTCAACATTGGCTTCCTACAAGTGGCTACATT GTCTTTGCAAGGGAACAATTTCTCTGGCCCTATTCCATCAGTAATTGGCCTTATGCAGGCGCTCGCAGTGCT TGATCTGAGTTTCAACCAATTGTCTGGGCCAATACCATCAATACTTGGCAACTTAACATACACTGAGAAACT GTACCTCCAAGGCAATAGGCTAACTGGATCAATACCACCCGAGCTTGGTAATATGTCGACACTTCATTACTT AGAACTGAATGACAATCAGCTGACCGGGTTCATTCCGCCTGAGCTTGGAAAGTTGACGGGCTTATTTGATCT GAACCTGGCAAACAACAACCTTGAAGGACCAATCCCTGATAATATAAGCTCATGCATGAATCTCATTAGCTT CAATGCTTATGGCAATAAATTAAATGGGACCGTTCCACGTTCATTGCACAAACTTGAGAGTATAACTTATTT GAATCTATCATCAAACTATCTTAGTGGAGCCATTCCCATTGAACTAGCAAAAATGAAAAACTTGGACACATT GGACTTATCCTGTAACATGGTTGCTGGTCCAATTCCCTCGGCAATTGGGAGCTTAGAGCATCTTTTGAGACT AAATTTTAGCAATAATAATTTGGTTGGATACATCCCTGCTGAGTTTGGAAACTTGAGGAGTATCATGGAGAT TGATTTGTCTAGTAATCACCTTGGTGGTTTGATTCCACAAGAGGTTGGCATGCTGCAAAACCTGATATTGCT AAAACTGGAAAGTAATAATATAACTGGGGATGTTTCTTCACTTATTAACTGCTTCAGTCTCAATGTCTT AAACGTATCATACAACAACCTGGCTGGCATTGTACCAACAGACAATAATTTTTCACGATTTTCACCGGACAG CTTCTTGGGTAATCCTGGACTCTGTGGCTATTGGCTTGGTTCTTCGTGCTACTCCACCAGTCATGTGCAGAGAT CCTCTGTCTCAAGGTCTGCAATTCTTGGGATTGCTGTAGCTGGGCTTGTTATCCTGCTGATGATCCTAGCTGCTGCTTGCTGGCCACACTGGGCACAAGTTCCCAAAGATGTGTCTTTATGTAAACCAG ATATCCATGCACTACCATCAAGTAATGTTCCTCCAAAGCTTGTAATCCTTCACATGAACATGGCATTCCTTGTGTACGAAGATATAATGAGGATGACTGAAAATTTGAGCGAGAAGTACATTATCGGGTATGGGGCATCAAGCACAGTGTACAAATGTGTACTGAAGAACTGCAagccggttgcaataaaaaaattgtatgctCACTACCCACAGAGCCTGAAGGAATTCGAGACTGAGCTTGAGACTGTTGGAAGTATCAAGCACCGGAATCTTGTCAGCCTTCAAGGGTATTCCCTATCACCTGCTGGGAATCTTCTCTTCTACGACTACTTGGAAAATGGCAGTCTCTGGGATGTTTTACATG GCTCATCCAAGAAGCAAAAACTAGATTGGGAGGCTAGGCTCCGGATTGCTCTTGGTGCGGCACAAGGTCTGGCTTATCTTCATCATGACTGCAACCCACGGATAATTCATAGGGATGTGAAGTCGAAGAATATCCTTCTAGACAAGGACTATGAAGCACATCTTGCCGACTTTGGTATTGCCAAGAGCTTGTGCACCTCAAAGACACACACATCAACCTATGTGATGGGTACTATAGGCTACATTGACCCTGAGTACGCATGCACATCCCGCCTCAACGAGAAATCGGATGTCTACAGCTATGGCATTGTCCTCCTGGAGCTACTTACAGGCAAAAAGCCAGTCGATAATGAGTGCAATCTCCATCACTTG ATCCTATCCAAAGCCGCAGACAACACGGTCATGGAGATGGTCGACCCAGACATCGCCGATACGTGCAAAGATCTTGGCGAGGTCAAGAAGGTGTTCCAGTTGGCGCTCCTTTGCAGCAAGAGGCAGCCTTCTGATCGACCGACGATGCACGAGGTCGTGCGTGTCCTGGACTGCCTCGTCTACCCCGACCCGCCCTCAAAGCCGGCACTGCCACCGGCATTGCCACAGTCGTCCACGGTTCCGAGCTATGTCAACGAGTACGTGAGCCTACGAGGCGGCAGCACGCTCTCCTGTGAAAATTCGTCGAGCGCGTCAGATGCGGAGCTCTTCCTGAAGTTCGGCGAGGTGATATCACAGAACACAGAGTAG
- the LOC4330905 gene encoding lRR receptor-like serine/threonine-protein kinase ER2 precursor: MTTTTTTRLLLAAILLAVAAADDDGQTLLEIKKSFRNVDNVLYDWAGDGAPRRYCSWRGVLCDNVTFAVAALNLSGLNLGGEISPAIGNLKSVESIDLKSNELSGQIPDEIGDCTSLKTLDLSSNNLGGDIPFSISKLKHLENLILKNNQLVGMIPSTLSQLPNLKILDLAQNKLNGEIPRLIYWNEVLQYLGLRSNNLEGSLSPEMCQLTGLWYFDVKNNSLTGIIPDTIGNCTSFQVLDLSYNRLTGEIPFNIGFLQVATLSLQGNNFSGPIPSVIGLMQALAVLDLSFNQLSGPIPSILGNLTYTEKLYLQGNRLTGSIPPELGNMSTLHYLELNDNQLTGFIPPELGKLTGLFDLNLANNNLEGPIPDNISSCMNLISFNAYGNKLNGTVPRSLHKLESITYLNLSSNYLSGAIPIELAKMKNLDTLDLSCNMVAGPIPSAIGSLEHLLRLNFSNNNLVGYIPAEFGNLRSIMEIDLSSNHLGGLIPQEVGMLQNLILLKLESNNITGDVSSLINCFSLNVLNVSYNNLAGIVPTDNNFSRFSPDSFLGNPGLCGYWLGSSCYSTSHVQRSSVSRSAILGIAVAGLVILLMILAAACWPHWAQVPKDVSLCKPDIHALPSSNVPPKLVILHMNMAFLVYEDIMRMTENLSEKYIIGYGASSTVYKCVLKNCKPVAIKKLYAHYPQSLKEFETELETVGSIKHRNLVSLQGYSLSPAGNLLFYDYLENGSLWDVLHAGSSKKQKLDWEARLRIALGAAQGLAYLHHDCNPRIIHRDVKSKNILLDKDYEAHLADFGIAKSLCTSKTHTSTYVMGTIGYIDPEYACTSRLNEKSDVYSYGIVLLELLTGKKPVDNECNLHHLILSKAADNTVMEMVDPDIADTCKDLGEVKKVFQLALLCSKRQPSDRPTMHEVVRVLDCLVYPDPPSKPALPPALPQSSTVPSYVNEYVSLRGGSTLSCENSSSASDAELFLKFGEVISQNTE, encoded by the exons AtgacgacgaccaccaccactcgcctcctcctcgctgcCATTCTCctcgcggtggccgccgccgacgatgacg GACAAACGCTACTGGAGATCAAGAAGTCCTTCCGCAATGTGGACAACGTGCTGTACGATTGGGCCGGCGATGGCGCGCCGCGGCGCTACTGCTCGTGGCGCGGCGTGCTCTGCGACAACGTCACCTTCGCCGTCGCGGCGCT CAACCTCTCGGGGCTCAATCTTGGGGGCGAAATCTCCCCGGCCATCGGGAATCTGAAAAGCGTCGAGTCGAT CGACTTGAAGTCGAATGAACTTTCTGGGCAGATCCCTGATGAGATTGGCGATTGCACGTCGCTTAAAACTCT GGACCTGTCCTCTAACAATCTAGGAGGAGATATACCATTTTCCATATCTAAGCTGAAGCACCTTGAGAACTT GATCTTGAAGAACAACCAGCTGGTGGGGATGATCCCGTCGACACTCTCTCAGCTACCAAATTTGAAGATTTT GGACTTGGCTCAAAACAAGCTAAATGGTGAGATTCCGAGGTTAATCTACTGGAATGAGGTTCTTCAGTACTT GGGATTACGGAGCAATAATTTAGAAGGAAGCCTCTCTCCTGAGATGTGCCAGTTGACTGGCCTGTGGTACTT TGATGTGAAGAACAATAGCTTAACGGGTATAATACCAGATACTATTGGGAACTGTACGAGCTTTCAGGTCTT GGATCTGTCTTAcaaccggctcacgggagaaaTCCCATTCAACATTGGCTTCCTACAAGTGGCTACATT GTCTTTGCAAGGGAACAATTTCTCTGGCCCTATTCCATCAGTAATTGGCCTTATGCAGGCGCTCGCAGTGCT TGATCTGAGTTTCAACCAATTGTCTGGGCCAATACCATCAATACTTGGCAACTTAACATACACTGAGAAACT GTACCTCCAAGGCAATAGGCTAACTGGATCAATACCACCCGAGCTTGGTAATATGTCGACACTTCATTACTT AGAACTGAATGACAATCAGCTGACCGGGTTCATTCCGCCTGAGCTTGGAAAGTTGACGGGCTTATTTGATCT GAACCTGGCAAACAACAACCTTGAAGGACCAATCCCTGATAATATAAGCTCATGCATGAATCTCATTAGCTT CAATGCTTATGGCAATAAATTAAATGGGACCGTTCCACGTTCATTGCACAAACTTGAGAGTATAACTTATTT GAATCTATCATCAAACTATCTTAGTGGAGCCATTCCCATTGAACTAGCAAAAATGAAAAACTTGGACACATT GGACTTATCCTGTAACATGGTTGCTGGTCCAATTCCCTCGGCAATTGGGAGCTTAGAGCATCTTTTGAGACT AAATTTTAGCAATAATAATTTGGTTGGATACATCCCTGCTGAGTTTGGAAACTTGAGGAGTATCATGGAGAT TGATTTGTCTAGTAATCACCTTGGTGGTTTGATTCCACAAGAGGTTGGCATGCTGCAAAACCTGATATTGCT AAAACTGGAAAGTAATAATATAACTGGGGATGTTTCTTCACTTATTAACTGCTTCAGTCTCAATGTCTT AAACGTATCATACAACAACCTGGCTGGCATTGTACCAACAGACAATAATTTTTCACGATTTTCACCGGACAG CTTCTTGGGTAATCCTGGACTCTGTGGCTATTGGCTTGGTTCTTCGTGCTACTCCACCAGTCATGTGCAGAGAT CCTCTGTCTCAAGGTCTGCAATTCTTGGGATTGCTGTAGCTGGGCTTGTTATCCTGCTGATGATCCTAGCTGCTGCTTGCTGGCCACACTGGGCACAAGTTCCCAAAGATGTGTCTTTATGTAAACCAG ATATCCATGCACTACCATCAAGTAATGTTCCTCCAAAGCTTGTAATCCTTCACATGAACATGGCATTCCTTGTGTACGAAGATATAATGAGGATGACTGAAAATTTGAGCGAGAAGTACATTATCGGGTATGGGGCATCAAGCACAGTGTACAAATGTGTACTGAAGAACTGCAagccggttgcaataaaaaaattgtatgctCACTACCCACAGAGCCTGAAGGAATTCGAGACTGAGCTTGAGACTGTTGGAAGTATCAAGCACCGGAATCTTGTCAGCCTTCAAGGGTATTCCCTATCACCTGCTGGGAATCTTCTCTTCTACGACTACTTGGAAAATGGCAGTCTCTGGGATGTTTTACATG CAGGCTCATCCAAGAAGCAAAAACTAGATTGGGAGGCTAGGCTCCGGATTGCTCTTGGTGCGGCACAAGGTCTGGCTTATCTTCATCATGACTGCAACCCACGGATAATTCATAGGGATGTGAAGTCGAAGAATATCCTTCTAGACAAGGACTATGAAGCACATCTTGCCGACTTTGGTATTGCCAAGAGCTTGTGCACCTCAAAGACACACACATCAACCTATGTGATGGGTACTATAGGCTACATTGACCCTGAGTACGCATGCACATCCCGCCTCAACGAGAAATCGGATGTCTACAGCTATGGCATTGTCCTCCTGGAGCTACTTACAGGCAAAAAGCCAGTCGATAATGAGTGCAATCTCCATCACTTG ATCCTATCCAAAGCCGCAGACAACACGGTCATGGAGATGGTCGACCCAGACATCGCCGATACGTGCAAAGATCTTGGCGAGGTCAAGAAGGTGTTCCAGTTGGCGCTCCTTTGCAGCAAGAGGCAGCCTTCTGATCGACCGACGATGCACGAGGTCGTGCGTGTCCTGGACTGCCTCGTCTACCCCGACCCGCCCTCAAAGCCGGCACTGCCACCGGCATTGCCACAGTCGTCCACGGTTCCGAGCTATGTCAACGAGTACGTGAGCCTACGAGGCGGCAGCACGCTCTCCTGTGAAAATTCGTCGAGCGCGTCAGATGCGGAGCTCTTCCTGAAGTTCGGCGAGGTGATATCACAGAACACAGAGTAG
- the LOC4330905 gene encoding lRR receptor-like serine/threonine-protein kinase ER2 isoform X2, whose translation MTTTTTTRLLLAAILLAVAAADDDGQTLLEIKKSFRNVDNVLYDWAGDGAPRRYCSWRGVLCDNVTFAVAALNLSGLNLGGEISPAIGNLKSVESIDLKSNELSGQIPDEIGDCTSLKTLILKNNQLVGMIPSTLSQLPNLKILDLAQNKLNGEIPRLIYWNEVLQYLGLRSNNLEGSLSPEMCQLTGLWYFDVKNNSLTGIIPDTIGNCTSFQVLDLSYNRLTGEIPFNIGFLQVATLSLQGNNFSGPIPSVIGLMQALAVLDLSFNQLSGPIPSILGNLTYTEKLYLQGNRLTGSIPPELGNMSTLHYLELNDNQLTGFIPPELGKLTGLFDLNLANNNLEGPIPDNISSCMNLISFNAYGNKLNGTVPRSLHKLESITYLNLSSNYLSGAIPIELAKMKNLDTLDLSCNMVAGPIPSAIGSLEHLLRLNFSNNNLVGYIPAEFGNLRSIMEIDLSSNHLGGLIPQEVGMLQNLILLKLESNNITGDVSSLINCFSLNVLNVSYNNLAGIVPTDNNFSRFSPDSFLGNPGLCGYWLGSSCYSTSHVQRSSVSRSAILGIAVAGLVILLMILAAACWPHWAQVPKDVSLCKPDIHALPSSNVPPKLVILHMNMAFLVYEDIMRMTENLSEKYIIGYGASSTVYKCVLKNCKPVAIKKLYAHYPQSLKEFETELETVGSIKHRNLVSLQGYSLSPAGNLLFYDYLENGSLWDVLHAGSSKKQKLDWEARLRIALGAAQGLAYLHHDCNPRIIHRDVKSKNILLDKDYEAHLADFGIAKSLCTSKTHTSTYVMGTIGYIDPEYACTSRLNEKSDVYSYGIVLLELLTGKKPVDNECNLHHLILSKAADNTVMEMVDPDIADTCKDLGEVKKVFQLALLCSKRQPSDRPTMHEVVRVLDCLVYPDPPSKPALPPALPQSSTVPSYVNEYVSLRGGSTLSCENSSSASDAELFLKFGEVISQNTE comes from the exons AtgacgacgaccaccaccactcgcctcctcctcgctgcCATTCTCctcgcggtggccgccgccgacgatgacg GACAAACGCTACTGGAGATCAAGAAGTCCTTCCGCAATGTGGACAACGTGCTGTACGATTGGGCCGGCGATGGCGCGCCGCGGCGCTACTGCTCGTGGCGCGGCGTGCTCTGCGACAACGTCACCTTCGCCGTCGCGGCGCT CAACCTCTCGGGGCTCAATCTTGGGGGCGAAATCTCCCCGGCCATCGGGAATCTGAAAAGCGTCGAGTCGAT CGACTTGAAGTCGAATGAACTTTCTGGGCAGATCCCTGATGAGATTGGCGATTGCACGTCGCTTAAAACTCT GATCTTGAAGAACAACCAGCTGGTGGGGATGATCCCGTCGACACTCTCTCAGCTACCAAATTTGAAGATTTT GGACTTGGCTCAAAACAAGCTAAATGGTGAGATTCCGAGGTTAATCTACTGGAATGAGGTTCTTCAGTACTT GGGATTACGGAGCAATAATTTAGAAGGAAGCCTCTCTCCTGAGATGTGCCAGTTGACTGGCCTGTGGTACTT TGATGTGAAGAACAATAGCTTAACGGGTATAATACCAGATACTATTGGGAACTGTACGAGCTTTCAGGTCTT GGATCTGTCTTAcaaccggctcacgggagaaaTCCCATTCAACATTGGCTTCCTACAAGTGGCTACATT GTCTTTGCAAGGGAACAATTTCTCTGGCCCTATTCCATCAGTAATTGGCCTTATGCAGGCGCTCGCAGTGCT TGATCTGAGTTTCAACCAATTGTCTGGGCCAATACCATCAATACTTGGCAACTTAACATACACTGAGAAACT GTACCTCCAAGGCAATAGGCTAACTGGATCAATACCACCCGAGCTTGGTAATATGTCGACACTTCATTACTT AGAACTGAATGACAATCAGCTGACCGGGTTCATTCCGCCTGAGCTTGGAAAGTTGACGGGCTTATTTGATCT GAACCTGGCAAACAACAACCTTGAAGGACCAATCCCTGATAATATAAGCTCATGCATGAATCTCATTAGCTT CAATGCTTATGGCAATAAATTAAATGGGACCGTTCCACGTTCATTGCACAAACTTGAGAGTATAACTTATTT GAATCTATCATCAAACTATCTTAGTGGAGCCATTCCCATTGAACTAGCAAAAATGAAAAACTTGGACACATT GGACTTATCCTGTAACATGGTTGCTGGTCCAATTCCCTCGGCAATTGGGAGCTTAGAGCATCTTTTGAGACT AAATTTTAGCAATAATAATTTGGTTGGATACATCCCTGCTGAGTTTGGAAACTTGAGGAGTATCATGGAGAT TGATTTGTCTAGTAATCACCTTGGTGGTTTGATTCCACAAGAGGTTGGCATGCTGCAAAACCTGATATTGCT AAAACTGGAAAGTAATAATATAACTGGGGATGTTTCTTCACTTATTAACTGCTTCAGTCTCAATGTCTT AAACGTATCATACAACAACCTGGCTGGCATTGTACCAACAGACAATAATTTTTCACGATTTTCACCGGACAG CTTCTTGGGTAATCCTGGACTCTGTGGCTATTGGCTTGGTTCTTCGTGCTACTCCACCAGTCATGTGCAGAGAT CCTCTGTCTCAAGGTCTGCAATTCTTGGGATTGCTGTAGCTGGGCTTGTTATCCTGCTGATGATCCTAGCTGCTGCTTGCTGGCCACACTGGGCACAAGTTCCCAAAGATGTGTCTTTATGTAAACCAG ATATCCATGCACTACCATCAAGTAATGTTCCTCCAAAGCTTGTAATCCTTCACATGAACATGGCATTCCTTGTGTACGAAGATATAATGAGGATGACTGAAAATTTGAGCGAGAAGTACATTATCGGGTATGGGGCATCAAGCACAGTGTACAAATGTGTACTGAAGAACTGCAagccggttgcaataaaaaaattgtatgctCACTACCCACAGAGCCTGAAGGAATTCGAGACTGAGCTTGAGACTGTTGGAAGTATCAAGCACCGGAATCTTGTCAGCCTTCAAGGGTATTCCCTATCACCTGCTGGGAATCTTCTCTTCTACGACTACTTGGAAAATGGCAGTCTCTGGGATGTTTTACATG CAGGCTCATCCAAGAAGCAAAAACTAGATTGGGAGGCTAGGCTCCGGATTGCTCTTGGTGCGGCACAAGGTCTGGCTTATCTTCATCATGACTGCAACCCACGGATAATTCATAGGGATGTGAAGTCGAAGAATATCCTTCTAGACAAGGACTATGAAGCACATCTTGCCGACTTTGGTATTGCCAAGAGCTTGTGCACCTCAAAGACACACACATCAACCTATGTGATGGGTACTATAGGCTACATTGACCCTGAGTACGCATGCACATCCCGCCTCAACGAGAAATCGGATGTCTACAGCTATGGCATTGTCCTCCTGGAGCTACTTACAGGCAAAAAGCCAGTCGATAATGAGTGCAATCTCCATCACTTG ATCCTATCCAAAGCCGCAGACAACACGGTCATGGAGATGGTCGACCCAGACATCGCCGATACGTGCAAAGATCTTGGCGAGGTCAAGAAGGTGTTCCAGTTGGCGCTCCTTTGCAGCAAGAGGCAGCCTTCTGATCGACCGACGATGCACGAGGTCGTGCGTGTCCTGGACTGCCTCGTCTACCCCGACCCGCCCTCAAAGCCGGCACTGCCACCGGCATTGCCACAGTCGTCCACGGTTCCGAGCTATGTCAACGAGTACGTGAGCCTACGAGGCGGCAGCACGCTCTCCTGTGAAAATTCGTCGAGCGCGTCAGATGCGGAGCTCTTCCTGAAGTTCGGCGAGGTGATATCACAGAACACAGAGTAG